Proteins encoded together in one Methanorbis rubei window:
- a CDS encoding formate--tetrahydrofolate ligase — protein MLSDIEIAQKADMHKITEIAAKLGIQPDELEPYGQYKAKVSDTVEKRLAGKPNGKLILVTAINPTPAGEGKTTTTVGLGQAMAKIGKKAAIALREPSLGPVFGVKGGAAGGGYSQVIPMEDINLHFTGDIHAITAANNLLCAMIDNHIQQGNVLDIDTRKIIFKRCLDMNDRALRNLVVGMGGPTNGVPREDHFMITVASEVMAILCLATDIIDLKTRLGRIIIGYSRSGKILYASDLEAQGAMAALLKDALKPNLVQTLENTPCFIHGGPFANIAHGCNSVRATRLALKMADYVITEAGFGSDLGAEKFMDIKCRYAGLTPNAVVLVATTRALKYNGGIPKEKCGEPNVATMKAGMVNLEAHVDNLKKFGVPVVVAINRFAADSDEEIAALKEFCTQKGVDIALSEVFALGGAGGVDLANKVVAACEKPNNFQFFYDLDKPVKDKIETIATGIYGAAKVAYSAAADTTIKEIEAMGSGNLPICIAKTQYSLSDDPNKLGRPTGFTVNAANVRLLNGAGFIVVETGEIMTMPGLPAKPSACMIDIDANGNISGLF, from the coding sequence ATGCTGTCTGATATTGAAATCGCACAAAAAGCCGATATGCACAAAATTACGGAGATTGCCGCAAAACTCGGCATCCAGCCAGACGAGCTGGAACCCTACGGCCAGTACAAAGCCAAGGTCTCTGACACCGTTGAAAAACGCCTTGCCGGTAAACCAAACGGCAAACTTATTCTCGTAACCGCCATCAACCCGACCCCGGCAGGCGAAGGAAAAACCACCACAACTGTGGGCCTCGGTCAGGCCATGGCAAAGATCGGCAAGAAAGCTGCCATCGCCCTTCGTGAACCTTCGCTTGGACCGGTCTTTGGTGTCAAAGGCGGAGCTGCGGGCGGCGGTTATTCGCAGGTTATTCCGATGGAGGACATCAACCTCCACTTCACCGGCGACATTCATGCGATCACTGCCGCAAACAATCTGCTCTGCGCAATGATCGACAACCATATCCAGCAGGGCAACGTTCTCGACATCGACACCCGCAAAATTATTTTCAAACGCTGCCTTGACATGAACGACAGGGCGCTTCGCAACCTCGTCGTCGGCATGGGCGGACCGACCAACGGTGTTCCAAGAGAGGATCACTTCATGATCACGGTCGCATCCGAAGTCATGGCAATCCTCTGCCTTGCAACCGATATCATCGATCTCAAAACTCGGCTCGGCAGGATCATCATCGGTTACAGCCGCAGCGGAAAAATTCTCTACGCAAGCGATCTCGAAGCCCAGGGAGCAATGGCCGCACTCCTCAAGGATGCCCTCAAACCAAACCTTGTTCAGACACTGGAAAACACTCCCTGCTTCATCCACGGCGGACCGTTCGCAAATATTGCTCACGGCTGCAACTCGGTCCGTGCAACCCGTCTCGCTCTCAAGATGGCAGACTACGTCATCACGGAAGCTGGTTTTGGTTCTGATCTTGGCGCAGAAAAGTTCATGGACATCAAATGCCGGTACGCAGGCCTCACTCCGAACGCAGTTGTTCTTGTGGCAACGACTCGCGCTCTGAAATACAATGGCGGAATCCCAAAGGAAAAATGCGGCGAGCCAAATGTTGCTACCATGAAGGCAGGTATGGTCAACCTCGAAGCCCATGTGGATAACCTCAAAAAGTTCGGCGTGCCGGTTGTTGTTGCGATCAACCGTTTTGCCGCTGACAGCGATGAGGAGATTGCCGCACTCAAAGAGTTCTGCACCCAAAAAGGTGTTGACATCGCACTCTCCGAGGTCTTCGCCCTCGGCGGGGCAGGAGGAGTAGACCTCGCTAACAAAGTTGTTGCAGCCTGTGAGAAACCCAACAACTTCCAATTCTTCTACGATCTTGACAAGCCGGTCAAAGATAAAATTGAAACTATTGCTACCGGTATCTACGGTGCTGCCAAAGTTGCTTACTCAGCAGCTGCCGACACCACCATCAAAGAGATCGAAGCAATGGGTTCAGGAAACCTTCCGATCTGCATCGCAAAAACCCAGTACTCACTCTCGGACGACCCGAACAAACTCGGTCGCCCGACCGGCTTCACGGTGAACGCTGCGAATGTCAGACTCTTAAACGGTGCAGGATTCATCGTTGTTGAGACCGGCGAGATCATGACCATGCCGGGCCTTCCGGCAAAACCCTCTGCATGCATGATCGACATCGATGCAAACGGCAACATCTCCGGTCTCTTCTGA
- a CDS encoding ferritin family protein — translation MPEFGNPFAGQKLDRKLTDAELVRAIRFMVAAEYEAIQLYHQLAESTDNKLAIEVLRDIADEERVHAGEFLRLLHELSPDEAKFYKEGADEVEEEIGKMKKHK, via the coding sequence ATGCCAGAATTTGGAAACCCGTTCGCAGGCCAGAAGCTTGATCGCAAACTCACTGATGCAGAACTTGTCCGTGCCATCCGTTTCATGGTCGCAGCAGAATACGAAGCAATCCAGCTCTATCACCAGCTTGCCGAATCAACCGACAACAAGCTCGCCATCGAAGTCCTCAGAGATATTGCCGACGAGGAACGCGTGCATGCAGGCGAGTTCCTCCGTCTCCTTCATGAACTTTCCCCTGATGAGGCAAAGTTCTACAAAGAAGGAGCAGACGAGGTCGAAGAAGAGATTGGAAAGATGAAGAAGCACAAATAA
- a CDS encoding type IV pilin N-terminal domain-containing protein, producing the protein MSSSQRDAGVSPVIGTILLVAFTVVLVAVVAFIMMGLSGGISDTKDVGLLLDTYATGGLAPEHGVAVTVMGGKDAGDIAELRVSIGDPQLHYKARGNTYVPDPVTGIPYRYFADTGTYLKLYDNRTWVMTNELNNTGVLENRLVTVTGKFRDATEQVLLMKMITIPAMIGVTQQFNCSYVRVLTFTNTTGVPGHGLLITPINDSVTSVTVSLENMKDSKNNTVTITGLTFQKSGNQYFFYLPTAGVLDSPYPSSPNASRLIGNATVTVTLDGIPSSATEVVSVDIPARINFFEDKSIVSGEFGTPYLYSDESTKYIVPFTITTSALDKNVDAMRWYINNGGTQIANNSIFHGSGYVDISNRVDKIGNTSGINLTAYPGGTLDVFARTKVVGTDTHVWYRVASESISTILSRLP; encoded by the coding sequence TTGTCCTCGTCACAACGGGATGCGGGTGTCTCCCCTGTTATCGGAACAATTCTTTTGGTTGCTTTCACGGTCGTGTTAGTTGCGGTAGTTGCTTTTATTATGATGGGGCTTTCCGGCGGGATATCTGATACAAAGGATGTCGGTCTTCTGCTTGACACCTATGCGACCGGCGGCCTCGCCCCCGAACACGGCGTTGCGGTGACAGTTATGGGAGGAAAGGATGCCGGAGACATCGCCGAACTGCGCGTTTCTATTGGCGATCCTCAACTCCATTATAAGGCGAGGGGGAACACCTATGTGCCGGATCCTGTTACGGGAATTCCTTATCGCTACTTCGCTGATACTGGAACATATCTAAAACTCTATGATAATAGAACCTGGGTCATGACCAATGAACTGAACAATACCGGTGTACTGGAAAATAGACTTGTTACAGTTACCGGAAAGTTCCGCGATGCAACCGAGCAGGTACTTCTCATGAAAATGATCACCATTCCTGCAATGATTGGAGTCACCCAACAGTTCAATTGCTCCTATGTCAGGGTTCTGACCTTTACCAATACCACCGGAGTCCCTGGACATGGCCTGCTGATAACACCGATAAATGACTCTGTTACCAGTGTAACGGTGAGTCTTGAGAATATGAAAGATAGTAAGAATAATACTGTTACTATAACTGGATTAACATTTCAGAAATCCGGCAACCAGTACTTCTTCTATCTGCCAACAGCTGGTGTCTTGGATTCACCTTATCCATCCAGTCCGAATGCATCTCGCCTGATAGGGAATGCTACCGTTACCGTCACGTTGGATGGTATTCCATCATCAGCGACTGAGGTTGTTTCGGTCGATATTCCGGCACGGATTAATTTCTTTGAAGACAAATCGATAGTCTCAGGTGAATTTGGGACACCCTATCTGTATTCAGATGAATCTACCAAATATATCGTTCCGTTTACGATCACCACAAGCGCCCTCGATAAAAATGTTGACGCGATGCGCTGGTATATCAATAATGGAGGTACACAAATTGCTAATAATAGTATTTTCCACGGTAGCGGGTATGTTGATATATCGAATCGAGTCGATAAGATTGGAAATACCAGTGGGATCAATCTCACCGCATATCCGGGAGGAACACTTGACGTGTTTGCCAGAACAAAAGTGGTAGGCACAGACACCCATGTCTGGTACCGTGTCGCATCCGAATCAATCAGCACCATCCTTTCCCGCCTCCCCTAA